A single region of the Leptodactylus fuscus isolate aLepFus1 chromosome 5, aLepFus1.hap2, whole genome shotgun sequence genome encodes:
- the TMEM88 gene encoding transmembrane protein 88, producing MPRSDVMGEDTSTLPPPYTPPPPVPRDPLDCWACAVLITAHNLLVGAANLGIFIVMCGGSLVPSAVMLLYGFLCHPRFRRTKETLCPALLTPAACVALLVFGVLLVLPFLILGLAGYARIVRCFHLSSCFLPYSRAMYQGTPAQRRPAKESPKDGKAWV from the exons ATGCCCCGCTCAGACGTGATGGGTGAAGATACCTCcactctgccccctccatataccccGCCGCCCCCAGTACCCCGGGACCCCCTGGACTGCTGGGCTTGTGCCGTGCTGATCACTGCTCACAACCTGCTGGTGGGCGCTGCCAACCTGGGGATCTTCATCGTCATGTGTGGAGGGTCCCTGGTGCCATCTGCGGTCATGCTGCTCTACGGGTTCCTCTGCCACCCACGG TTCCGCAGAACCAAGGAGACTCTGTGCCCGGCGCTGCTGACCCCGGCGGCCTGCGTGGCGTTGTTGGTTTTCGGGGTGCTCTTGGTCTTGCCCTTCCTGATCCTGGGCCTGGCTGGTTACGCCCGGATCGTGCGCTGCTtccacctcagctcctgcttcctTCCCTACAGCCGCGCCATGTACCAGGGGACCCCGGCCCAAAGACGCCCTGCAAAGGAGAGCCCCAAAGATGGCAAGGCCTGGGTGTGA
- the NAA38 gene encoding N-alpha-acetyltransferase 38, NatC auxiliary subunit, with protein sequence MAAVLEENGCSPPAGDSDVETGDCARHKLESLLNRNMRIEMTDGRSLIGCFLCTDRDCNVILGSAQEFLRPSDSFPVREPRVLGLAMVPGHHIVSIQVELESVTSPQYL encoded by the exons ATGGCCGCTGTCCTGGAGGAGAATGGCTGCAGCCCCCCGGCAGGG GACTCTGATGTGGAGACGGGTGACTGCGCCCGGCACAAGCTGGAGTCTCTGCTGAATCGGAACATGCGCATCGAGATGACGGACGGCCGCTCGCTGATTGGCTGCTTCCTGTGCACCGACCGCGACTGCAACGTCATCCTGGGCTCCGCGCAGGAATTCCTCCGACCCTCAG ACTCGTTCCCTGTGCGAGAGCCGCGCGTCCTGGGCCTGGCCATGGTCCCCGGTCATCACATCGTTTCCATACAGGTGGAGCTGGAGAGCGTCACCTCCCCGCAGTACCTGTGA